The Melioribacteraceae bacterium 4301-Me genome contains the following window.
ATTAGAGACAATGTGGGTTTTTGCTGGAAACCTGATGAGATGACGAAGTTCGTTAATTACATGGACAAGCATTTCTCTGATGAGTTCAAAGACAGTATTCCAGGAAAATTAATTGCAGGAATTTCACCCCATGATGATTATTTATATGCCGGCAGAATTTACTACCCGCTTTATAAATTAATCCGTGCTAAAGAAGTTGTTATTTTTGGTGTGACTCACGGGACTGTGCGAAATGCTATGAACGACCCAAAAAATGTTTTGATTTTTGATGACTTTAGCAAGTGGCATGGTCCATTTAAAGATGTTCAAATTTCACCTTTGAGGGAAAAGCTTAAATTGGAATTAGACCCTGATGATTACATGGTAAGCGATAAAGCGCAGATGATTGAACATTCTATAGAAGCATTAATTCCTTTCCTGCAATATTATAATAGAGATGTAGAAATCACACCTATTATGGTTACAGCCATGTCATATGAAAAAATGGAAAAGATTAGTGATAAACTTGCAGACATAATAATAGACTACATTAAAATAAATAAACTGGAATTAGGCAAAGATATTTTCTTTTTAATTTCTACAGATGCTAATCATTATGGAAAAGATTTTGAAAATGCTCCTTTTGGAGAGGATCAGAGGGCACATGAAATTGCTACGGAAAGAGATGAAAAAATTGCAAAAGAAGCTTTCAATGGTGAAATATCAAAACAAAAAGTCTTTCAGTTGACAAAAGAAATATGGCCAAATGAAAAATCCACAAAACCAATTCCAATTTGGTGTGGACGCTATCCAATAGTTATGGGTTTATTAACTATTAATAACTTAGTTCAAAAGTTAGATATTGGTAATCTTTATGGAAAACTTCTTATTTATTCAGATACAGTTACAGAAGGAGTTATTCCAATTAAAGGTACTGGTATGGGAACTACAGCTCCCTTTTCATACAAACACTGGGTCGGGTTCTTTTCTTCCGTTTTTTTTGTTAAATAAATCTTTTACAGTTTTGATGCATTAGAAAAAATAAATTTTATTACATAGGTAAAATTTATCGTGTATTTCAAAAAATACTACCCTCTGCTTTTTTTATTGCTAATTCCCAAAAGTTTATATTCCCAAAAAAATATTGACTCGCTGAAACAAGTAATAGATTCCCTGTCAATTATAATTGATTCAGTAAAAAGCGAAAACTTTTTTCTAAAAGGCAGGATTGTTGAATTAGAAAACTTAAAAGAGGTGCTTTTGAATCAAATAAAAAGAGAAAGTGACTTTGTGAAGGAAAAATCAGCCCAAAAGCAGACTAATCAAAAAAACAACACCGATAAAAAAGAAAAAGTTTATAGACAATGTAAAGCCATTTTAAAAAATGGTAAACGATGCTCTCGAAAAGCACAGGAGGGTAGCGACTACTGTTGGCAGCATCAAAACAAAAATAAAGATTGAACCTAAAAAACTCATTCACTATAATTTTTTTATGACGATTATACTAAGGTCATCTTCAGGTTGTTGGTTAGTATAAGAGAGGATTTCATTTTTTAGCTGTTCAAGAGAATCTGCGTTGGGGTCAATTGATTTTATGAACTTTAGAAGTTTTTCTTCGCCATACATTTCACCGTTTTGATTTCTTGATTCGGTAAATCCATCGGTTATCATAAAAATTTGGTCTTTACTGTTTAGTTTAATTTCAAGATCGTCGTAAGTTCCTTCCTTACTAAAACCAAGTAAAAGTCCTTTCGAATGAAAAGTTTTAATTTCACCCTCACTATTTTTATAAATTATTGGAAGGTCTCCTGCCCCGGAATATTTAGCGATGTTATTTTCTCTGTCTAATAAAATAATTGATAAAGTAATAAATACATCGGAAATTCTTTCGTCCTTAAAAACAGAATCGTTAACTTTATTTAATATCTCACTTGGCTTAAAATTTTTAGTTGATTCTAAGACGAAGCGAGTAGCAGTTCTAACATAACCGGCATATGCAACAGCAAAATACCAAGCTCCCCATCTTTTACCCATTACATCTCCTAATACTACTGCAAGATGATTTTCATCAATGTTAAAATAATCGATAAAATCTCCACCTGGAATTTGCTTATAAGCAAGATGCCAATGTTTAATTTCGAAATCTAAAAATTTGGGAAATTCATCTGGAACAACTCGAGTACCC
Protein-coding sequences here:
- a CDS encoding SpoIIE family protein phosphatase; the protein is MEKEKSQGNLILLVEDELNIAKLFQYNLSRAGYNILLAANGKEGFELASKNKPDLIISDIMMPEVDGFEFRKMLLNNPELRNIPFIFLTAKGEEDDILKGYDLEIEDYIIKTASPKVVIAKVSAVLKSLEKERIKVVDEVQKAADTMGTRVVPDEFPKFLDFEIKHWHLAYKQIPGGDFIDYFNIDENHLAVVLGDVMGKRWGAWYFAVAYAGYVRTATRFVLESTKNFKPSEILNKVNDSVFKDERISDVFITLSIILLDRENNIAKYSGAGDLPIIYKNSEGEIKTFHSKGLLLGFSKEGTYDDLEIKLNSKDQIFMITDGFTESRNQNGEMYGEEKLLKFIKSIDPNADSLEQLKNEILSYTNQQPEDDLSIIVIKKL
- a CDS encoding DUF5763 domain-containing protein yields the protein MNQIKRESDFVKEKSAQKQTNQKNNTDKKEKVYRQCKAILKNGKRCSRKAQEGSDYCWQHQNKNKD
- the amrB gene encoding AmmeMemoRadiSam system protein B, with amino-acid sequence MKTKYLILFPIFFILSFMNTFSQTIRPIRDNVGFCWKPDEMTKFVNYMDKHFSDEFKDSIPGKLIAGISPHDDYLYAGRIYYPLYKLIRAKEVVIFGVTHGTVRNAMNDPKNVLIFDDFSKWHGPFKDVQISPLREKLKLELDPDDYMVSDKAQMIEHSIEALIPFLQYYNRDVEITPIMVTAMSYEKMEKISDKLADIIIDYIKINKLELGKDIFFLISTDANHYGKDFENAPFGEDQRAHEIATERDEKIAKEAFNGEISKQKVFQLTKEIWPNEKSTKPIPIWCGRYPIVMGLLTINNLVQKLDIGNLYGKLLIYSDTVTEGVIPIKGTGMGTTAPFSYKHWVGFFSSVFFVK